A section of the Sebastes fasciatus isolate fSebFas1 chromosome 21, fSebFas1.pri, whole genome shotgun sequence genome encodes:
- the snx16 gene encoding sorting nexin-16 isoform X2, with translation MASPFVPVPMPLDRALTGGSSKLRRPQRASSLGSVSSASAGEDHGRGLGPRRHSRCMDRGSRSRTPPPPQSPVTRARVNGTLEPSIEYSSCPHSISDPSGSQHSEERPITPTVLGYEVMEERAKFTVFKVLVRKTPDESWVVFRRYTDFSRINDKLKEMFPGFRLALPPKRWFKDNYDTDFLEDRQLGLQAFLQNLVAHKDIANCMAVREFLCLDDPPGPFDSLEESRAFCETLEESNYRLQKELLEKQKEITSLKKRLEEREQAILLLEKHINGECVSPESLCGLSARGSESSADADVESSAAEADQDVPDDTGSAAPI, from the exons ATGGCATCACCCTTTGTGCCTGTCCCTATGCCGTTGGACAGAGCCTTGACGGGAGGTAGCAGCAAGCTCAGGCGGCCACAGCGAGCTTCATCACTAGGCAGCGTCTCCAGCGCCTCTGCTGGGGAGGACCATGGAAGAGGATTAGGTCCTCGGCGCCACTCCCGCTGCATGGACAGAGGCAGCCGGAGCAGGACACCACCACCCCCCCAGAGCCCTGTGACACGAGCCAGGGTGAACGGGACTCTGGAGCCCTCCATAGAGTACTCTAGCTGTCCCCACTCTATATCTGATCCTTCTGGGAGCCAGCACAGTGAGGAGAGGCCTATTACCCCCACTGTGCTGGGGTATGAGGTCATGGAGGAGAGGGCCAAGTTCACG GTGTTTAAGGTCCTGGTCAGGAAGACTCCAGATGAGAGCTGGGTTGTGTTTCGAAGGTACACAGACTTCTCCAGAATCAACGACAAg cTGAAGGAGATGTTTCCAGGCTTCCGCCTCGCGCTGCCTCCTAAGCGGTGGTTCAAAGACAACTATGACACCGACTTCCTGGAAGACAGACAGTTGGGACTACAGGCCTTTTTGCAAAACCTGGTTGCACACAAGGACATTGCCAACTG CATGGCAGTGAGAGAGTTTCTGTGTCTGGATGACCCACCTGGGCCTTTTGATAGTCTGGAGGAGAGCAGA GCGTTCTGTGAGACTCTGGAGGAGAGCAACTATCGTCTCCAGAAGGAGCTGCTAGAGAAGCAGAAGGAGATCACCTCCCTGAAGAAGAGGCTGGAGGAGAGGGAGCAAGCCATCCTGCTACTGGAGAAGCATATCAA TGGTGAGTGTGTGAGCCCAGAGTCTCTGTGTGGTCTGTCAGCTCGGGGCAGTGAGAGCAGCGCAGATGCAGATGTGGAGTCGTCTGCTGCAGAGGCTGATCAGGATGTGCCTGACGACACTGG CAGTGCTGCCCCAATCTGA
- the snx16 gene encoding sorting nexin-16 isoform X1 → MASPFVPVPMPLDRALTGGSSKLRRPQRASSLGSVSSASAGEDHGRGLGPRRHSRCMDRGSRSRTPPPPQSPVTRARVNGTLEPSIEYSSCPHSISDPSGSQHSEERPITPTVLGYEVMEERAKFTVFKVLVRKTPDESWVVFRRYTDFSRINDKLKEMFPGFRLALPPKRWFKDNYDTDFLEDRQLGLQAFLQNLVAHKDIANCMAVREFLCLDDPPGPFDSLEESRAFCETLEESNYRLQKELLEKQKEITSLKKRLEEREQAILLLEKHINGECVSPESLCGLSARGSESSADADVESSAAEADQDVPDDTGGRCEVQPVRSSACWCGPSLSTSPPVIQVTQLYHQKLEQKQ, encoded by the exons ATGGCATCACCCTTTGTGCCTGTCCCTATGCCGTTGGACAGAGCCTTGACGGGAGGTAGCAGCAAGCTCAGGCGGCCACAGCGAGCTTCATCACTAGGCAGCGTCTCCAGCGCCTCTGCTGGGGAGGACCATGGAAGAGGATTAGGTCCTCGGCGCCACTCCCGCTGCATGGACAGAGGCAGCCGGAGCAGGACACCACCACCCCCCCAGAGCCCTGTGACACGAGCCAGGGTGAACGGGACTCTGGAGCCCTCCATAGAGTACTCTAGCTGTCCCCACTCTATATCTGATCCTTCTGGGAGCCAGCACAGTGAGGAGAGGCCTATTACCCCCACTGTGCTGGGGTATGAGGTCATGGAGGAGAGGGCCAAGTTCACG GTGTTTAAGGTCCTGGTCAGGAAGACTCCAGATGAGAGCTGGGTTGTGTTTCGAAGGTACACAGACTTCTCCAGAATCAACGACAAg cTGAAGGAGATGTTTCCAGGCTTCCGCCTCGCGCTGCCTCCTAAGCGGTGGTTCAAAGACAACTATGACACCGACTTCCTGGAAGACAGACAGTTGGGACTACAGGCCTTTTTGCAAAACCTGGTTGCACACAAGGACATTGCCAACTG CATGGCAGTGAGAGAGTTTCTGTGTCTGGATGACCCACCTGGGCCTTTTGATAGTCTGGAGGAGAGCAGA GCGTTCTGTGAGACTCTGGAGGAGAGCAACTATCGTCTCCAGAAGGAGCTGCTAGAGAAGCAGAAGGAGATCACCTCCCTGAAGAAGAGGCTGGAGGAGAGGGAGCAAGCCATCCTGCTACTGGAGAAGCATATCAA TGGTGAGTGTGTGAGCCCAGAGTCTCTGTGTGGTCTGTCAGCTCGGGGCAGTGAGAGCAGCGCAGATGCAGATGTGGAGTCGTCTGCTGCAGAGGCTGATCAGGATGTGCCTGACGACACTGG TGGCAGGTGTGAGGTCCAGCCAGTGCGATCCTCTGCCTGTTGGTGTGGGCCGTCACTCAGCACCTCTCCTCCGGTCATCCAGGTCACGCAGCTTTACCACCAGAAGCTGGAACAAAAGCAATGA